The Leishmania mexicana MHOM/GT/2001/U1103 complete genome, chromosome 32 genomic interval tacggccgcggcggcgctgacgacggGTACGCGCTTTTTTCGGCCATCACGTCTGTCTCGGTactccagcgccacggcaTTCCGCACGGTCGAGTGATCGTAGTCATTGAGGCGTGCGAAGAGTCTGGCAGCTTCGACCTGGACTACTACATGGAGCGCTGCAAGGAGCGCATCGGCAACGTGGATTTGATGGTGTGCCTAGACAGCGGCTGTCTCAACTACTCGCAGGTATGGCTCACGACGTCGTTGCGTGGTGTGACGGGTGGGTTGCTGAACGTGCAGACACTGACGGAAAGCATGCACAgtggcgtcgccggcggcgtcgtgccGGACACGTTCCGCATTGCATGTGAGCTGCTGGGCCGCGTCGAGGATTCAAAGACCGGAAAGGTGCTGTTCCCTGAGGCCTACTGCGAGATTCCAGACTACGTTGTCAAGTCCATGGAGTCGATGAAGATCGTGCCGTTCAAGGACCAGTTTGCCATGGCCGACGGCGTGTCGACAGAGTCGGGAGACAATGtggagctggcgctgcggaaCTTCTGGAAGCCGAGTCTCACTGTGACAGGGGCCAACCTGCCGGAGCCACAGATAGCCGGCAACGTCAtccgcacccacacctcGCTGAAGCTGTCCCTCCGCGTCCCGCCCCTGGTGGACGCGGAGAAGGCCACCCAGGCCATGGCCAAGGTGCTTGTGGCCAACCCGCCGTACGGCGCTAAGGTGTGGTTTGAGCCCGAGGTTCCCGGCAATGGCTGCGCGACCCCAGAGCTGAAGCCGTGGCTCCTGACCGCGCTCAACGAGGGCAGCAAGATGGCGTACGGCAACCCGCTCGCATTCCAGGGCATGGGCGGCGCGATCCCATTCATCTCCATGCTCATTAAAGCGTACCCGCAAGCGCAGTTCGTTGTCACCGGCGTCCTTGGTCCAAAGAGCAACGCGCACGGCCCCAATGAGTTTCTGCACATCAAGTACGCTAAAAGCCTCACGTTTGTCATCAGCCACGTTGTCGCTGAGCACTTTCGCCACACTCCCAAGTAACAGTGGTGCCGAGCAGCCTTGTTGaccctctccttttctggCGCTTGCACCTTAGGCTATGCTCGTGTAGGATGCGATGGCTTCGTCGACCATACTAACACAACACACTCATAAACGGAGGCCCCGGCGCCCGACCAACGACTCACGCGCGGCCTGTTAGCGCACGAAATGGCGCTACCGCTTTGCCGCTCAGGGACGGCAAACGACGTCCGGTTTGCCcaccggcagccgcacatTCCACGCCCTATGACCNNNNNNNNNNNNNNNNNNNNNNNNNNNNNNNNNNNNNNNNNNNNNNNNNNNNNNNNNNNNNNNNNNNNNNNNNNNNNNNNNNNNNNNNNNNNNNNNNNNNTCACGGCGGCGGGGCCGGGATTCCCCGCCAATGGAAAAGGCGCGCCGACAAAAACGCAACAGTGACAACAGAACCCGCGCCAAACCCGCAGACAAGCCCCAGACGCGAAGGGGAAACGAACACCGACAAGaccacacagacgcgcaaaaaaaaagcacgaAGGGGAGCCGCTAACAGTGAGACGAGAACCTATAGGAAAAGTTTTTTGGTTATAAAAAGGCTTTTTCTGAAAACGGCGCCGAAAGACAAAGCGCGATGCCCGCACAGATAGCcacgcaaacacacacaaccccCACAAAGCGGAAAAGCACAAACACAAACGCGGAGGAAACCATATTGCAGGATACCCCGCACAGAAGGCCCAACATTTCGGGAAAAGTGTAAACAAAGACCCGGTCATGAAAACAAAGGGAATATAGAAAACACCCCCgcgcgaaaaagaaaaacacaGCAAAGATGCCAGAAGAAAAGTGGCGATGAAAGCGGACAAAGCAGAGCAGCATGGAGAAATACCccgaagaaaaggaaaaccAAAAAGTTCAGGAACAGAGACAAAGGCGTCGAAAACATCATCACAGCCGGGTCCCCTCATAAGTCCGTGCACGGATCATCCGGCCCCCCCTGGCCGAAACAGCGGCATCACAAGGAACATCCCCGGCTACCAAATCGCCGAAACAACTGTTTAGAAAACTTGAAAGCGCAGACCTTTTCCAGAACCACCTCCATCAGCTTTTGTCAAAACACAACCGACAGAAAAAGAGAACATGGGGCAAGGGGCTTTCATGGGAAGGTTTTGGTGGtggcgaaaaagaaaaggcgggTCTATCCGAGAGGTGTGGCGGGGCCTGCAGGCCCCACCATACCGCCGCAGCCCGGGCAGCACTTTCCTCGAAGCTCTAAATGTGTGAATACATATTACTAATTCCCATTATTCTACCCATCTGGGCTGCCGGGCGGGTCCAAAACAGGCGCGCCCAACCCCGCCGAACGAGCTGGCGTGACAACCCCGATTGTCATTTCCTGCCGGGTAAGCCCCGCCAACGGTGGCGGCTCGCCAAACCCCCTGCTATTCCTAGACGCTTCAAAATCAATTTAATATTATCGTCAATTATCGTTTGCCTTCCACTTTCTCTCGCCCGTTTGTCGCTTTTTGCGGCGGAAAGGCCGCCAGCCAGGTGCACCCAACCTTTGAGACGCCGGAAAAATAAGCCATCTTTTTTTGATCGCCAATTTGTGGGCGCACCCAAGAAACACCGAAGCAAATGAGGTATAAAAAAATGCGCAATAGTTCTTTTCATGGGATTCTGGAACCAGTTTTCAGAGTCGGCAAAGAATTTTTTTATTGACGCCGCCGAACGGCCCGAGACTTCATTTTCCTGAAACCTGTTCTGACAGAAAAAAACTTTCCAACAAAAAAGCCGGCGGCCAGTTGTACGACAACAATTGTGGCGCACGCAAGAAACGTAATTTATGATAAACTAAGGATGGGCGCGCCGGATTTGGTGTCTGGGGGGTGGTCAAACCCTTTTTTCTGCGCTTTTGAAGGCCATGGTTTGTTTATGAACGCCGTGTAAATTTGACCTGTCGGGAATAGGGGATGAAAAGACAGCGCGGCCAGCAAAAAGAGAAAAACGTGATGAAAATAGGGTTCTGGGGTTTACAAAAGGCCGACACTAGGAAACAAAGAATGTCATTTCGTCGTCATTTGTTTTCTCTGCTCCCTGTGGCTTTTGCGGTGGCCCAGGGGCTTTTTTCTCTCCGGGGGCCTTTTTTCTCTGCGAGTTGTGGCCGTCCTCGGTGGGTTTTATTTCACGCACTGGGCTTCTAAAAGCCCTGTTTGCAACTGAGCGGCTCACTTATTTTTCTCTTTTTGGCCTGTTTCAGTCGGGATCATCGCAGCAAACGGGACGGCGTGCATCCCAGagtcaaaaaaaaaatcggATAACGCCTTGTGTTGTCCCTCCGTCGTTTATCCTGTaggctttttttttcacctGGTGCACCGAAGTGCTCTTGTTTCTTTATTTTGCACTAAAAGCCGCCTGCTCCTTGATTTATTCTTTAGACAGGGTCTTTGAATTCTCTTAAGAGTAGGGGTTGCATTGGGGCCGGGCGCAAGGGGATCATAGCAAAAAATAATGTGGGCCGGTGAAAGTTGCTGGCGGGGTGCTTTCAAACCCCTTGTCGTCGAGGGGATGGGGGCTTTTACGCGGAATCAGGGTTTAATACCTCGCCCTGTGCGGGGGAGAAGCCAGGCAGAGCCCCTaaccctgccaatgccgcgccgcatctggtggtggcagggtcaagcgcctgcgacgtgggggCGGGGTccgagcgatgcatcgctgctgatgccggcggccaggtcgtgggtggcgctgcgtcggagcgggCTGCGACTGTGCACCGGGTTGCGCCGTGCATGCTATATGGGCGGGgtgtcagcgcgactcgacTGCGGCCCGCCGGGCCCTCGCTGGCTCctggtgtgtggcgcctgGGCCGCCCCGAGGGGTGCGccgggtggcggccggcatgatATGAGCGGCTGCGGGGCTGCCCGCGTAGAGGAGGCTGGTGGAGGTTGGGGCAGGGCCCGTGCTGAgatggctgcgtcggcgcatggctgtgatgcgtgtgcccagcgctgcttcgcaccacgcgatggggcctgtgacggCCCAGGGCTAGCGTGCCCATTCCGCCATACAGCATGGGCGGAGCGGAGATGTCGGAACGAAAGCATGCCTTTTTTGTGTACTGAGAAATACTGGTCGGGTGCGAAGGTGACTGGTGAGGGCTGAAGCGGGAGGTAGGTCCTGGTCTTTCGGTTTCACTTGTTGGCGAGGGacgggcgaggaggtgcgagtgctggatgccggcggtgatTATAGTTCGGAAAGGATGGAGGAATTGCATGCGTTCTCAGTGTTGGAAGTGCCTGGCGATGGTTGTAGGGACGTGTCATACGTTGAAGGCTTTACGTTTTTGGTGGTTACGGGTGTTCATTGTTAGGCATCCTCACTATGAAGGAGGTTTTTGACAGGTGATGTTCTGTGTTTCTGTCACTCTGGCTGATCTACTTTGTTGAGGTTTACTTAACGGAGTACACGGGTTTCAAGCGCTGATTTTCGCTCCGGAAGCACCGGGTATCTCGGTATCAGGGAACCTCACCAGGAAGCCTGTCTATCATACTTTTTTGTCGTTTCTGAGTAGGATTCATGAACAGCCAGATCCACAGTGACTGGGTTGTACTTTTCCTTGTGCGTGATGAAACAATTGGCGCTTTTCTTCCCACTGGAAAGGGGTAATCCTTGCACCACACTTCCTATTTGTGCCGGGCTCGACTTTTTAGAGTTCGACAAGCAGCAACGATTTGAACAACGCCTGGAAGCGAAAATAGGTGCGTTGAGACAGTGCTGGGTAGTTTCAACCACCGCCCAGACGCGCAGTGCGAATTCGTAAGGATCCGATTTCTCGCAACTCGGCAACACTACAAGACTCTGGACAGCGTGCTGAACGTGCGGGGTCTTCGTGTACTGTAGACACTGAAATGCCACCGTGGTAAATCTGAAAAGTGAGTGGACATCGTTGATaggcggtgccggcggagGCGCCGCGATTCTGTCGCCTGGAATAGCTGCAGTCGTGCACACTTTTCTTTCGGTTGTGGAGTGAGGTGATGGTATACTGGTGGGAGGCACCGCGTATCTTCCGCCTCAGAGCCTCTATGACAGCTTCCTCGGCGACACGGGAATCAATACTAGGTGCTATGGGCCACTAAGCACATCAAGGTAGGTGCGTCCGCTACTTTCGAAGTCCCGGAAGACCGCTGGACCGTTTATAGCGTCTCATGGTTTGCAGACATTCGAGATCCAAGATGTTCCTGGACTTACTGCAGTTGCACTGGAGCGCAGCGTCATCTTCATTCTTGACAGGATCTGGCCACTTCCTCTTTTTTCGATGTGCACGGCTCAGGGTGCGATGTTTCCGTCAAGGCCAGAATAAAGCACCTCAGGGGTCATTCAGGTTTGGATCTGGGTATGGTGTCGTGAAATGAGAAGTGATTTCACGGTGTGAAATCAAGCCTGCTCCTGATTCAGGACACTTCGGGTAATGGGGACTGTTTTCCGAGTCTGCGTGGGTTGAGGACCATGGCCCTTCACTTGAAGGGGGCAGAGAAGCGAGCGTTTCTTATGCCTCGCTACTTTGGCAAATGCGACGAAGTCTTGCGGGCTCTTCAGCCTTTCCGAGTTGTCTTGGACACCAGATTTGGAAGCGCGACTTCACCTGCTCCCCTGGACTCTTTTCTGTTGTTTTTATCCCCACGTACAAATTGAAAAATGGGGAGCACGTGCTGGACGGGGTCAAGGTTTTCGGGATGGAGTTTTCATGGGATGCATTTGAGAGCTTGAGCATATACTAGGATTTGGCAGGGGTTCGGATAATAACGCAGCCAGAGAAATAATGGCCTCCTTTTTCGCAGCCAGGTCGGGATTTGGAACTCCGAAGAACTGAATGAGGGCCTTAGGAGTAGTTGTAAGATGGTTTTCACTGACTAGAAAGGGTTCCAGAGTGACGAGCTTGTAATCACCCGGCGTGTGCTGGATGTCAgcatttttttcttcatTCCAGCAGCAAGACTCACACTTTTTGCTGTAAAATGCACTTCAATGATTTTCTTTAGTAGGAATACTTGAACACACGGGTGGTATCGGTTTTTAATTCACACGTACTGCTATTTTCCCCTCTATTTTTAGTGAGCTAGTGTAACATTCGTGTTGACATGGGGTACTGTTTCTCTGGAGGAGGTATCTCCTTTATTGGACTTAAaacaagaaagaaaaagagagcaTCTTTTTCCTTTGCATGCTGCGTCCTACGTGGACAGTCTCACGGTGACAGGGAACCCCGTAGGGATTCGCCACCTTGGACTGACGACATCGCCTCCATGCTGGTCACTTCTGTTGCGAATTGCAGACGAAATGAGTTGTTGTGAAAACAAAGTCTTCAAAACTGGCGCTCTGTTTCTCTTTCCGATCCGATTGGAGGTCATCTTTTTTCCTAACAGTCATCGGCCAAGTACCTCAGGAACAATGGATCTGCTTCCCAAGTACCTCAACGAGTTACAGGACTCGAACAAAATGAAGAGGTGCGTAGCATACAAGAAAATACACGAGCTTGTCAAAGCACAGAGGGGGAATCTCTCAAAAGACGACGAGTTTTCAATTATTCGGTCATGTCTAAAGGGATTTGAGGACACCTCGGAGCGCTCACGAGAAGAGGCGGCACAGATAACAATCGAGCTACTACCAGGCCAAGACGCGAGCATTTTGGACTGGGTTCTTCCTTCTGTTGTCACGCGCATTGGGATTGTGCCAGTTGCTGAAGAGAGCGAAGAGATCAggcttcttcttcttcgaCTCGGGACGGCCTGCATGACGTGCTTTCCGCACGATATCGGACCGCGGAACTACATTGATTTTTTTCTGGTGCTGCTAGAGAACTGCTTTCGTGACCCTTTCCCAGACCTCAAGAAGGAAGCGTGCAAGGCAGCTTGCCAACTGTGCTCCATCGAGCCCAAGCAAGTAAAGGTGATTAGTACACCGCTGGCAAAAGTTCTGAAAAACTCGTGTCTTCTACACAAACACAGCGCTGTACGGTGCGAGGCGGCCCAAACACTGGCTGTTTTGTTTCGATGCGGAGCCTCTGAGGCACTGAGAGACGGAAAGGACGAGGTAGAGAACAAGACAATGGCATCGGAGCTGTTTGTCCTCTGCAACGATCACAGCGAGCCAGTTCGCTTAGCAGTCATCTCAGTTTTGTCATGCGCATTGCTGGATGTCAAGGAGCGGCTAGAGATGCACGCAAAATACCTACCACATCTCCTGCTTCTTGTGACTGATTCGTTTGATGGTGTTCGCAACATGGCGCGGAAAATTTTGGAGCGAGTCGGGCAGCTTTATATGATCGACAACGAGGACAACCGGATAGATATGGCGAACAGGCGCGTCACCATGAAGGATATTGAATGGTACGGCGATGACGAGTATCCTTCCATGAAGTTCACGGCACCGTCACCAGAGCACAGCGACCTCTTTCAGAGCCGCCCCAGCCTGGGCACTCGCTACGTCGTCGCCGAGTCCGCTCGGGCTTTCCTCGACAAGATTCTGAAGGAGATTACCGCTGTCGACTGGATGATTCCTTTCTCCACGAATAATCGCAGGGTGGTAGCGCTTAGGTTGTTGTGGACAACCATCTATTACTGTGAGAAGTCCTGTGTGCAGTTCACCGAGCGCATCCTTAGCGCTGTGTACAAAGCGTTCGGTGACGAAAATGATGAGGTCAAGCAGGAGGCAACATTTTGTGTTGAGATGCTGGGGAAGTTCCTGGTCCCTGAGCAGTATTTGCCGTTTCTTATCGCGAAGCCGGCCGCGAACGCTGACCCTTACGAGGATGTGTCTGTTATCGAAAGGTCGCACAACAAAACTGTGGTGCTCACTTCTCTCGACGATGCGTGCAGACCGACGCCAACGCTGTTTTCGACTGCAGGTGTGACAGTCAAATGCTCGATTCTTCAAACGCTGGGGTACCTTATCGAGGGTTCTAAGGAGAAGCTGACACCGGCTCACTCTACCCGAATTATTCAAGCATTGACGGGAAGCGATTTGATCGAGTGTGAGAACGAGCATCTTCTGGCTGCGCTTCTTGAGACTCTTGAGAAAGTCATTCCAGTCTTTGTGGCAAAGGGCTTCATTGCCTCCCCGGAGCACCCTCTCCCCGACGAAGTGCTCCGCGACCCAAAGCAGAGAACGCTGGATTCTATTATTCTTTACTCTTTGTTGCGTATCAAGAGCACTGAGATGCCCGCGATTCAGCTGAAAGCTGGTGAGGCAATTACAATGCTGTCGACACTGGTCACGGACTCACTTACTGGTATCTATACCCTGCATGCAGGGCGACTACTGTCCCGTTACGGGGCGGCGCTTCCGGTCAGCGCTTTCAGTGACCTGGTACTGAACGCGGACAGTATTGACACGCTCGGCGGAGTGCTCACAGACATTTTTGAATCACGACTGACGGACATAAATTTTGCAGTCAAAGTCACAGAGGAGCTGCGCTACTTTACTGTTCTGGAACAGCTTCTCTGGTGCAGAACAGACGCCTTTGCGCCAAGCGAAACCAGTGAACTTCTGCGCGCCGTTGTCCTCCCGTTGTCAGCCTTTCAACCGGGCAACACCGCACACCTCTTCCGTAAAGTGGCGGTGAACTGCCTGTGCGCTCTCCTTGACCCGGTGTACTGCGATGCCCTACAGGCGGAGCTTGTGAAAAACAGCAACGCTTTATCAACTACGGTCGTAAACGCCTGGTGTGCAGCTtccgacgccgacgacggcgagatGCGACTTGTTTGTATGTCGGCCCTTGGCGAGGTATCCCGCTTGCCAATGGTCAAAGGTGCAGCGCACGAGATAATTCAATCCGTGATTCTGCGCTTCGACGATTCAAACGACGCCATCCGTCTGCGTACTTCCAACGAGCTGACCCGACTTCTTGCCGACGACTGGGGCGCGTCACCGTTTGTTGTCGATGAGGTATCGGCACAGGTAGTGCCCCTCGCGAAGAAGATGCTCGTCTACCTGGATGACACGGAGGAGACGATCGGCATCCGGCCTTCTCTGGCAGAGGCCTTGAAAAGGCTGGGTGATATTTCGCCGCACATTGTTGTTAATCTAACTCGGTTGGCGCTTGAGCgacacgcagagaggggtTACTGTCAAGACGTGCTAAACTACCTGGAAGCCAAGTACTAAGTGCCACGTGGTTCCTGTTTTCTCACGCTGATTTGTGGAATGTACATAGACTGAGGTTCTCGGTACTTTAGTAAAACGTGCAGATAAATCGGAGGCTGCTTATGTAGCGCGCCAATTTTGTTGTCTCGCTGACTTCTGCTACGCGCATTCACGATAGTGCTGCGAGGGCTTCGGTCTACAAGTGATTGACACTAACAGAAGTGGTTGACGCTTCTTATTTCTTTGCCTGGTGTCCCTCTTCTTGCACCC includes:
- a CDS encoding putative peptidase M20/M25/M40 encodes the protein MSDCVWTVIQKAVEAEWDASIIPALSAYIEVPNQSPDFDPQWATNGLIKKAFTILINWMKGQNLLGLSYEFMEVEGRTPFLLVEIAGTEPTKNTLLMYGHMDKQPPLHPWDEGLDPHKAVLRDGKLYGRGGADDGYALFSAITSVSVLQRHGIPHGRVIVVIEACEESGSFDLDYYMERCKERIGNVDLMVCLDSGCLNYSQVWLTTSLRGVTGGLLNVQTLTESMHSGVAGGVVPDTFRIACELLGRVEDSKTGKVLFPEAYCEIPDYVVKSMESMKIVPFKDQFAMADGVSTESGDNVELALRNFWKPSLTVTGANLPEPQIAGNVIRTHTSLKLSLRVPPLVDAEKATQAMAKVLVANPPYGAKVWFEPEVPGNGCATPELKPWLLTALNEGSKMAYGNPLAFQGMGGAIPFISMLIKAYPQAQFVVTGVLGPKSNAHGPNEFLHIKYAKSLTFVISHVVAEHFRHTPK